The following coding sequences are from one uncultured Desulfobacter sp. window:
- a CDS encoding periplasmic heavy metal sensor, whose amino-acid sequence MKKTITAVTTLFIVGFFATSAYAWGCGYGSGAGNRGYGKQFNNQSAVNQEDLDAFYKETQALRTSLFADRTELNALMAGQNPDPKRARALSENISKTQIALRAKAQQYNIPGPMGGQGYGPGNGNCGGRNRHHAAGCR is encoded by the coding sequence ATGAAAAAAACCATCACAGCAGTCACGACACTTTTTATCGTGGGATTTTTTGCAACCAGTGCATATGCCTGGGGATGCGGTTACGGATCAGGTGCAGGTAACCGCGGATATGGAAAACAATTTAATAATCAGTCTGCAGTCAATCAGGAAGACCTGGACGCTTTTTACAAAGAGACCCAGGCGCTTCGCACATCTCTCTTTGCCGATCGGACTGAGCTGAATGCACTGATGGCAGGACAGAACCCTGATCCCAAAAGAGCCAGGGCCCTGTCCGAAAATATCAGTAAAACCCAGATTGCACTGAGGGCCAAAGCACAGCAGTACAACATCCCAGGCCCCATGGGCGGCCAGGGTTACGGCCCGGGCAATGGGAATTGCGGCGGCCGGAATCGTCACCATGCGGCCGGATGCCGGTAG
- a CDS encoding ATP-binding protein, whose protein sequence is MISKHKTPRLNRSISPWVIIGISVVLVGVVVTQAAMNYNREKKYMGQILSEKGAALIRSFEAGSITGMMGRMGSEAHLQTLMAETAALGDISYIVITDQSGMILAHDQKDKIGTSFTPPLSNADAPPSDLPQWRTVKVRGSKDYFEVYKTFLPTLREHGQHPHGQGKGSRRHMMGNGHMGDSHACSQGWIRGQSRARLLDPDNRPVIFIGMDIEPFEHARKEDLQNSFMSIVLILFLGLGGIVSLFWAQNHARSRRLLSDTRAFASELVTSLPMGIVAVDDGGKVIYVNETASSLLQKKLDQIKDKNAGRVLPASLLSRLGRVDNGGVVSEQELKLPSADGRAIPVSVTITKTVGAQGNFIGHVFILNDLSRIRALEREIKQKEKLAAVGTLAAGVAHEVRNPLSSIKGYATYFSSLFDAQPDNKKAANIMAEEVDRVNRVISELLEFARPIKLELKKTRAFELVDKALRLIKYEADPAGIKISSAVAPDLPEVEVDKDRLTQVLLNVFINAIQAMPSGGTLTVNVKTVEKRLQFEISDTGGGISNEDQANIFNPYFTTKKSGTGLGLAIAFKIVETHGGTISIESLESKGTTFVISIPLEQNNPGQSQEELI, encoded by the coding sequence ATGATATCAAAGCATAAAACACCCCGTCTAAACCGGTCCATATCCCCCTGGGTGATCATTGGAATCAGTGTGGTCCTGGTGGGCGTGGTGGTCACCCAGGCCGCCATGAACTATAACCGTGAAAAAAAATATATGGGACAGATCCTTTCTGAAAAAGGCGCGGCACTGATTCGATCCTTTGAAGCGGGATCGATCACCGGGATGATGGGGCGGATGGGAAGTGAGGCCCATCTACAGACTTTGATGGCGGAAACGGCGGCCCTGGGGGACATCTCCTATATTGTTATCACGGATCAATCAGGGATGATCCTTGCCCACGATCAAAAGGATAAAATAGGTACTTCGTTTACCCCGCCCCTTTCCAATGCGGACGCCCCTCCCTCTGATCTCCCCCAATGGCGGACGGTCAAGGTCCGGGGCTCAAAAGACTATTTTGAGGTCTATAAAACGTTTTTGCCGACGTTGAGGGAGCATGGGCAGCATCCCCATGGTCAGGGTAAAGGGTCAAGGCGTCATATGATGGGCAACGGCCACATGGGCGATTCCCACGCGTGTTCCCAGGGGTGGATCAGGGGTCAATCCCGGGCGCGCCTTTTGGACCCTGACAACAGACCCGTCATTTTCATCGGCATGGATATCGAACCGTTTGAACACGCCCGCAAGGAAGATCTTCAAAACAGTTTCATGAGCATCGTGCTGATTTTATTCCTTGGGCTTGGCGGCATTGTCTCTTTGTTCTGGGCCCAGAACCATGCCCGCTCCCGCAGGCTTTTATCGGACACCCGGGCATTTGCCTCAGAACTTGTCACAAGCCTGCCCATGGGGATTGTGGCGGTGGATGATGGGGGAAAGGTGATCTATGTCAATGAAACCGCTTCCAGTCTCCTGCAAAAAAAGCTCGACCAGATAAAAGATAAAAACGCCGGCCGGGTATTGCCGGCGTCCCTGCTTTCACGGCTGGGCCGGGTGGATAACGGCGGTGTTGTGTCAGAACAGGAGCTGAAATTGCCGTCCGCCGACGGACGGGCCATTCCGGTCTCGGTAACCATCACAAAAACCGTGGGGGCCCAGGGCAACTTCATCGGCCATGTTTTCATTCTCAACGACCTGAGCCGGATCAGGGCCCTGGAGCGTGAGATCAAACAGAAAGAGAAGCTTGCGGCCGTAGGGACCCTTGCCGCAGGTGTGGCCCATGAGGTCAGAAATCCCTTAAGTTCCATAAAAGGCTACGCCACCTATTTCAGCAGCCTGTTTGATGCCCAGCCTGATAATAAAAAAGCCGCCAACATCATGGCCGAAGAGGTGGACCGGGTGAACCGGGTCATCTCGGAACTGCTTGAGTTTGCCCGGCCCATTAAACTTGAATTAAAGAAAACCAGGGCTTTTGAACTGGTGGACAAGGCGTTGCGGCTGATCAAATATGAGGCGGACCCGGCAGGTATAAAAATCAGCAGTGCTGTGGCACCCGATCTGCCCGAGGTTGAGGTGGACAAAGACCGGTTGACCCAGGTGCTGCTCAACGTGTTTATTAACGCCATCCAGGCCATGCCATCCGGCGGCACCTTGACCGTCAATGTTAAAACCGTGGAAAAGCGCCTGCAATTTGAAATTTCAGATACGGGCGGCGGCATATCGAACGAGGACCAGGCCAATATATTCAATCCCT
- a CDS encoding aspartate aminotransferase family protein: protein MTSMRKIHNYNGFSTESDNSIVKLEENFGAHHYTRINLVVRRAQGCWLTDDKGDKYLDCLAAYSAANPGHHHPVIANALLNALTGNYASVISNVVFTDPLGIFLSECAAFAPQLGPRFGDHGNKVLAKNGGVESVETAIKAMRYYGFKQKGIEDGKQEIIVFNNNFHGRTISVVSFSSSKKYKEGFGPLTPGFVSVPFGDLAAVKKAVTANTCGILVEPLQGEGGMRIPPKGFLKGLRALADEKDLLLVCDEIQVGLGRTGKRFCFEHENIVPDAVILGKALSGGLVPLSVFMTNSKLMDMIFSKGSDGSTFGGYPLACVAGTAALKVFLDEKLDEQAAEKGARLKKRIEEIGTRSPHVKEVRGLGLFIGIEVKDGNAMEFCHKLMKEGLVVNDSHGHTIRISPPLVINDAEMDFMVERLERVLVP, encoded by the coding sequence ATGACGAGTATGCGGAAAATACACAATTATAACGGTTTTTCCACAGAATCAGATAATTCAATCGTCAAACTGGAAGAAAATTTCGGGGCCCATCACTATACCAGGATCAATCTGGTGGTCCGGCGCGCCCAGGGCTGCTGGCTCACCGACGACAAGGGCGATAAATACCTGGACTGTCTGGCCGCTTACTCGGCGGCCAATCCCGGGCACCATCATCCTGTTATCGCCAATGCCCTGCTCAACGCACTCACCGGAAATTATGCCTCGGTGATCTCCAACGTGGTATTCACTGATCCTTTGGGCATTTTTCTTTCCGAATGTGCGGCTTTTGCCCCCCAGCTTGGGCCCCGGTTCGGTGACCACGGCAACAAGGTCCTGGCCAAAAACGGCGGGGTGGAGTCCGTTGAAACGGCCATAAAAGCCATGCGTTATTATGGGTTTAAGCAAAAGGGGATTGAAGATGGCAAACAGGAAATCATTGTTTTTAATAATAATTTCCACGGCCGTACCATTTCCGTGGTCTCCTTTTCTTCCAGCAAAAAATACAAAGAGGGGTTCGGGCCTTTGACACCGGGGTTTGTCTCCGTGCCCTTTGGGGATCTGGCAGCGGTTAAAAAAGCGGTTACCGCCAACACCTGCGGCATCCTTGTGGAGCCTTTACAGGGGGAAGGCGGTATGCGAATACCGCCCAAGGGCTTCCTCAAGGGACTGAGGGCCCTGGCCGATGAAAAGGATTTGCTTCTGGTCTGCGACGAAATCCAGGTGGGGCTGGGCCGAACGGGCAAGCGGTTCTGTTTTGAGCATGAAAATATTGTCCCCGATGCCGTAATTCTGGGTAAGGCCCTGTCCGGCGGCCTGGTGCCGCTGTCCGTGTTCATGACCAATTCAAAACTTATGGATATGATCTTTTCCAAAGGGTCGGACGGTTCCACATTCGGCGGCTATCCTTTGGCTTGTGTGGCCGGTACCGCCGCCCTGAAGGTGTTCCTGGATGAAAAACTGGATGAACAGGCCGCAGAAAAGGGCGCGCGGTTAAAAAAACGCATTGAGGAGATCGGCACACGCTCTCCCCATGTCAAGGAGGTCCGGGGCCTGGGGCTTTTCATCGGTATTGAAGTAAAAGACGGCAATGCCATGGAATTCTGTCATAAACTGATGAAAGAAGGGCTGGTTGTCAACGACAGCCATGGCCACACCATCCGTATTTCGCCGCCCCTGGTGATCAATGATGCGGAGATGGATTTCATGGTCGAGCGTCTGGAGAGGGTGTTGGTGCCATAG
- a CDS encoding TRAP transporter large permease: protein MSLTLVGILGIAVLMLLLFVFGMPVGFAMALVGFGGFSYIINFNAGVNMVSQEFWSVFSKYGLTVIPLFVFMGQIAFYSGVNERLYKAAYKWVGHIRGGIAMATIMACAAFAAICGSNTATAATMTTVAFPQMSNFRYKPMLSCGSIACGSTLGVVIPPSVVLIIIGLSTEQSIARLFYGGIGAGLLLCLLMLLTVYGVCRLNPDWGPAGPKWGFSERIRSLSGAVEMLILFFLIMTGLYAGYFTPSEAGGAGAFFAVVISLVQRTLSWENFKKAVMDTLRVSCMVIMLIAGAMILGKFLTITRIPFNMASWVAGLNVPDPVILAVIFGMYAIGGAIMDALALLLITIPIFFPVAAQMGCDPVWFAVLITVVTTLGAVTPPVGATTYVVAGMAKGSTLNEVFKGVTFFLPAYLICIVLLMVFPWIITFLPGLL from the coding sequence ATGAGCCTGACCCTGGTGGGCATCCTCGGGATTGCCGTTTTAATGCTGCTGTTGTTCGTCTTCGGCATGCCCGTGGGCTTTGCCATGGCCCTGGTGGGCTTTGGCGGCTTTTCCTACATTATTAACTTCAATGCCGGAGTAAACATGGTGAGCCAGGAGTTCTGGTCCGTGTTTTCCAAGTACGGGCTCACCGTGATCCCCTTGTTTGTGTTCATGGGCCAGATCGCCTTTTATTCCGGGGTCAACGAACGCCTTTACAAAGCGGCGTATAAATGGGTCGGCCACATCCGGGGCGGCATTGCCATGGCCACCATCATGGCCTGCGCCGCATTTGCCGCCATCTGCGGGTCCAATACGGCAACGGCAGCCACCATGACCACGGTGGCATTTCCCCAGATGTCCAATTTCAGGTATAAGCCCATGCTCTCCTGCGGGTCCATTGCCTGCGGTTCCACCCTGGGGGTTGTGATTCCGCCGTCTGTGGTGCTGATTATCATCGGTCTTTCCACGGAACAGTCCATTGCCAGGCTTTTTTACGGCGGCATCGGGGCAGGTCTTTTGTTGTGCCTGCTGATGCTGCTCACGGTGTATGGGGTCTGCCGTCTGAATCCCGATTGGGGGCCGGCAGGTCCAAAATGGGGTTTTAGCGAACGCATCCGGTCCCTTTCCGGTGCCGTTGAGATGCTGATCCTCTTTTTTTTAATCATGACCGGGCTTTATGCCGGATACTTTACCCCGTCCGAAGCGGGCGGGGCAGGGGCCTTTTTCGCCGTGGTCATCAGTCTGGTCCAGCGCACCCTCTCCTGGGAAAATTTTAAAAAGGCCGTCATGGACACCCTGCGGGTCTCCTGCATGGTGATCATGCTCATTGCCGGAGCCATGATCCTGGGCAAATTTTTGACCATCACCCGCATCCCGTTTAACATGGCATCGTGGGTGGCGGGTCTGAATGTGCCGGACCCCGTGATCCTGGCCGTTATTTTCGGCATGTATGCCATTGGCGGTGCGATTATGGATGCCCTGGCCCTTTTGCTGATTACCATCCCCATATTTTTTCCCGTGGCCGCCCAGATGGGCTGTGATCCCGTCTGGTTTGCCGTGCTGATCACAGTGGTTACCACCCTTGGCGCCGTTACGCCCCCTGTGGGCGCCACCACCTATGTGGTGGCAGGCATGGCCAAGGGCAGCACCTTGAATGAGGTGTTTAAAGGGGTGACCTTTTTTCTGCCGGCCTACCTGATCTGCATTGTTCTGCTCATGGTCTTTCCATGGATTATTACTTTTCTGCCAGGGTTGCTGTAA